The Flavobacterium sp. 1 genome contains the following window.
CAACAGATATTTGATCGATACACAACTATCAAAAATGAAATTTCAAAAATAAAAGGAGTAGAGCAAGTAGCAACAGGAGCATTCAAATTTGGCGGAGGAAATGATTCTTCTTCGAGTTTTAGTTATAAAGGCAATAATATTCAAGGTCAAAATTTGGCAGTTGATTTTGGTATGCTTGAAATGATGAAAATTGAAATGGCACAAGGCCGTTATATGAATCCAAAAATTGCTTCAGATACTATAAATTCGATGATGGTCAATGAAACAGCTTTGAAGATAATGAACGAGAAAAATCCAATTGGTAAAATTGTCGATTGGAATGGTAATAAACTCAAAATTATTGGTGTCGTAAAAGATTTCAGCCTTTATAATCCACAAGGAAAGGTACCTCCAATGGTCTTTTTTCACTTCAAAACAATTGGCTGGATGATTGGAAATATTCAACATATCTACGTAAAAGTGAAAGCTGAAAATACAGAGCAGACTATTGCAGATATTGAAAAATTCTGGACTAAAAATGTCGATTCAGATTATCCATTTCAGTATGATTTTATTGACAAAAGTTATATGCGAACCTACAAAACATACGTAAAGCAAAAAAATCTTTTCTCTTTATTAAATGTCATTGTAATTATCATTGCCCTTTTCGGGTTATTCGCTTTGGCTTCCTATTCCATAGAAAGACGTATGAAAGAAATTGCTATTCGAAAAACACTTGGCGCTGAAACTAATGCTCTACTTACAGAACTCTCAAAGCAATATATCATTTTTAGTCTAATTGGATTTCTGATTGCTCTATTTCCAGTGTATTATTTACTTAATAAATGGTTAGAGAATTTTGCGAATAGAATTGATATTTCTATTTATCCGTTTATAATTGGTTTCATTGCCTTACTGTCACTAACATTATTGGTAGTGCTTTCAAAAGCGTATCAGGCAACAAGAGTTGATGTTTTGAAATATTTGAAATATGAATAGGAAAATAGTTTTAACAGGCACCTTTATACTATTTTGTGCTTTGGCAAGTGGCCAGGAAAATTTCTGGTCACTTACAAAGTGTATGGAAATGGCTTTGCAGAATAATATCGAAATTAAAATCAGACAGCTCGAAATTATCAAAACGCTGAAATCTCAAAACTCCGTTTTAAACAAAATGCTGCCTGCTGTTAATTTATACGGAGATCAAGGATACAATTTTGGATCTACTATTGATCCGTCGACTAACGGAAGGGTAAGCTCTAACATTCAGAATAATAATTTTTATCTCAATGCCAAAACGAATCTGATTGATTTTAATGCTTTTGCAAATGCCAAAAAAGACAAAATCAATATTAAACTTGCCAAAGCAGAGAAAGAAGTTATAGAAAATGAATACAAACTGCAGATTTTGGAAAGCTATTATCAGGCGCTTTACACGCAGGAATTATTAAAAATCCAAAAAGAGCAACTCAAGCAAGCTTCCTTCAACTTGGACAGAGTGACCAAAGAAGTCGCCATTGGGAGTAAACCCCAAAGCGATTTGTATGATATGCAATTAAGTTTTTCGGAAGAGGAAAACCGAAATTTGGAAACCGAGCAATTATATGAAATTAAAAAAACACAATTGTTCCAGCTGATGAATGTTACTGATATTGCTACAGACAAAATACTATTGGAACCTTATTTGAAAGAAAGAACAGCAGCTGTCGAAAATGTGTCTTACAATCCCAAAATAAAGTTTGCCGAACTGAATTATCAAGGCAGTTTGAAATCGACAGGTGTAGAAAGAGCCAACAATTTGCCGGTATTATCAGCTTATTATGGGTATTCCACTTTTTATTATAGAACGCTGAATCAGACAAACGGAAATACAGACAGCTTCAAGAATCAATTAGAAAACAATCAAAATCAGCAGATTGGTCTGCAGCTGAACGTTCCTGTTTTTAACGGTTTTAGAAATAACAAAAAAATAGACGCATCTAAAATAGAAAGTGAAAAATCAAAACTGGTTATTGAGCAGGAAAAACAGCAATTGGCCAAACAGATTGTATTGGAGGAACAAAACAAAAAGAATTATTTGCAGCTTCAGAATAAATGGCTGGAGAAATTAAAATATGCCAAAGCCTCACTTGCCACAACGCAGGCCAAATTTACTAGCGGAAAAGTAGAAGCCATTTTATATTCTTCAGTGAAAAACCAATTACTGTCGGCTGAATATGAGGTGCTTAAAAATAATCTTCAGCTGCAATATATTGATCTGAAAATAAATCTGCTGAAGAGCGATAGTTTGTAATGTTAACAGATTATAGACGGTCACTCAGATTCACGCTCTGGCATTCTGATTAAAATACTGCAGAATTTGTTTTGGTGCTGTGATAACTTCTCTGCGAATGTGATCAAACCATTCTACTTCTTTAATAACTTCTGCACAGCATTCGTTTTTTGAATTAAAAAAGCAGCTTTTAATTTTGATTTTGTCATCTATACAGCAATTTTCTATTTTGACAAAAAACGGTTCGGTAAACATCAGATTTTTATAACAAACCAATTCATGGTTTCCCTCTTGAAAGCCGAGATGCAAAGCGTTGAGTTTTTCTTTTGAAAATCCGTTATCAAACAAAAAACGATACAATAATCGGAGCGTGTATGAAATGTAAGCATCGCTTTCCATTATCATAACATCATTTACATCCTCTCCCGCAACAACATAATTTTTGCAGATCATTTAAATTTAGTTAGGGTTATTTAAAAAAAAGAGGTCAGCCTAATTCAAAACTGACCTCAAAAAGAAAATAATGTTTAATGATTTTCTAAATTCTACAAGGCTGAAATCTGTGGGGAATTGTCATTTTGCTAATATAAAATTGTAGGCAATTTTTACTTTGTCTGCGATTTTTTTACTCACCACGCTCGGAATATCAATATCAAAATCTTCGGGTTTTACTTCAAATGAACCAACAGCATTAACTCCGTTGGCCGTTTTCGAAATTTTTACAATTACTGATACCAGTTTTGTTTTTCCGTGAACGGTAAGATCTCCTTTTAAAGTAAAATTTTTAGATCCATTTGTAATTTCAGAAATATCAAAATCTTCTATTTTACCTTTGAAAGTGGCTTTCGAAAACTTTTCAGATTCCATGTAATTTTCGTTGAAATGTTCCTCCATTAAAGCAACCTTAAACCGGAAGCCTTTTATAAGAACCAAAGCGGCGAAATCTCCGGTAGACTGCTCTAAAACTGCAGACACGCTTTTATTTTCAGCACCAACTTCTTCATACGAAGGCATAGAAGCCTGAAATTTTATACTGCCTGTTTTTGTTATCAGCTTTTGCGCAAATCCATCAGTATTTACAGCCATAATCAGCAGTAATACAAAGAAATTGATAAATGATTTTTTCATAATAATTAATTCTCTTTAAGTCCGTCAGTATTCCATTTTACAATTAAATCGATATTTACCTGAGACATTCTTCCTCCTTGTGGCATCAGTCCCTGCTGACCGCTTTGCAGCTGAATTCGGCCTAACAAACCAGCACTTTCAACCGCTGTTTTAACCTCAGCATAGGTCGTTAAAGGTCTGAAAGATGCAGATCTTCCGCTTGAATGGCAGCTCACACAATTACCATCAATAATTGATTTTACATTTTTAGTATAGCTAATTGTGGTGGTGGTGGTTCCTGTTCCTGGAGTAGTAGTTGTCGGCGTGGAGACATCTTGATATGTATCAGAATTACTGCAGCTTGCAAGTGAAGCTAGTAAAATTGTAAGTGCAATTGTTTTTTTCATAAAATTTGTTATTTATAGTTATTAAAATACTCTGTATAAGTTAAATCCAAAAAAGAAATCTCCTTTACCCCACTCACCAGATGCATTTGTAAGATAACCGCTCTCACTCATGGATTGTGAATTGGTAAATATTAGCTGAAAAACATGTCCTCCAGTTTCTATATCAAGACCTACTGACAATGGGTTTTCATAAAAGTTCGGTTTATCAAAATTGTGCATATATTCTAAATTGACAGATAATCTTTTGGTGATTTTATAACGTCCGCCTCCTCCAAAAGAAAACTGATTATCATTTTCTAAATCAGGATTATAAAGATTTTTATGTATAAATGACGGCACCAGTTCCAAGGATAGTTTTTGAGTAATTTTCCTTGAAATCAACAGCTGCTGTACGTATGTCATGCGATGCTTAGATTCTAAGCCGGGATATTGATCCTTTTCTAAAAATGTATTAATATCCGCAACACTGTACCCAACAATGTCTAGCGGAAAACTATCGCCTTGTCTCATCATTCGGTATTTCAGTCCGGTCTCATACATTTTGTTTAATGTATGTCTGGAAAGGCTGACTGATAACCAATCTGTAACTCCATAAATACCGCCAAGTTTTGTAGTAGCGTTATCAAGACCAAAAAAACTGTCTAAACCATCTTTAACAGTGCCAAAACGATGCGAGACCACAAAATAGAACTCTTTTTTCGCAGGCATTTTTGTTGTCTGTAAGGTTACCAGCTGTAAAGCCTTAAAAGTTGCTGTAGAATAGTTTTTTTCTAACTGAGCAGAATCAAGATCCTTAAGCAAGTCATCTTGCGAATATGCCATCGTAGCCAAAAAAAGGCAGACTGGGACTAAAAATTTCTTCATAAATTAATTAATTGTTTAGTTTATTAATAGTGCATTGGTCCAATTTAACCTCTTGAAATAGTTCATCATAACCAATACATTTACCTTTAACAGTTACTTTATTATTTATAAGGCTGTCTTTTATTTTTTGAGTGAACAGACAAAAAACAGCATTATCAAGAATGACTACATAGTCTGTTTCTTTTGTTACTTTACCTGTTATTTCAATAGTTTTATTGAGATATAATGAATCTGCTTTTTTTTGATTTGAATTATAATCGTAGAGTAATTTTGTTGTTGCTATACTAAAATCTGGCATTTCAGATTCTATATTACGCGCTTCCTTAAAGACAACTCCGTAGTAAAAATAAATACCAGCAGATGCCACTAATAATAAGCCTACAATTACGAATGCTATTCTTTTTGTTTTCATTTTTTTATTCTTTTGATAGGGTTCAATTCTAAAACAGCTTTGGTACAGATTACCCTACCAAAGAATTATTTATTTTGTAAAAAAATAAAGAAGAAATTAGGAGAAAGATTGATCAATGAAAAATTTTGAAGTAGTATAACAGAATCTTTCCTTTTATTATTTCAAATTAGTTCAACAGAACATTGAACTAATTTGAAATACATCATGGTATTTTATGAAATTATCAGCAGTTTATATCGCAAGCGGCATATCTTTTACCGGTACCGGCCAAACTCCTGGGCTAGGAAAACTAATTCCTTTATTTGCACCTCTAACACTTGCATCTTGTCCAAAATAATAAAGTGGCCAACCATTGTAAGTCAGTTGAGATTTACCAAATACTGTAATAACACTAAATTTAGATTTGTCAAGAGTAGAAGGAACAACAATTTTATCGGTTTCATATATTGGCCAAACAGCATTGTTTGAAAAATCTGCTTTTGTGAAATTATTCTTGTTGAAATTATCATTTTTGAAAGCATAAAGCGTTAGCCCTTTAGCATCTGTAAAGTAAGTAGTCAAACCATCTCCAACAGTGTAATCAGATTTGTAATTTTTTCCGTCATGTCCTAAAAGCTGACTTTTTACAATCATAATAGAATAATCTGGTTTTGCAACAAACCAAACACCACCAACTCCGTCTCCTGTCGTTTTGCCGGCAGCTTCTGCTGTATTGGTTCCGTTTACACTTGGCGCATAATAGTACAATGGCCATCCTTTATAGGTTACTTGTTTTTTACCAGATGTTGTGGTTATGGTAGCAAAGTCTGAAAATGTTAATCCTGTACCTAATTTATCAGCGGTTAGATTATCTAAATAAAATGGAGGCCAAACCAGTTCACATCCTCCCGTACAGGTTACTTGGTTTTTAGCATCTGTTGAAAAAAAGTATAAAGATCTTCCATCCTTATCTGAAAGATAAGAGCCTAATGTAGTACTTGTAGAAAGTGAAATTTCTTTTTTTGCTTCTGGAGTTGGAGTTTCATTATCCTTGTCACTACTACAGCTTAATAAAAATGTTGTTGCTGCAAAAGCAACTAAAGCGAGTTTAATTTGTTTTAATTTCATGGTTTTTTTAATTTAGTTTGTATCGAAATGGAAAAAATATACATTACCAGTATTGGTAAATTCATTTATTGTAATAATTGTATCGGGGGGAATTTGTGCTAACTTTTTATGAGCATTTTCTTCAATAATCAGATCTTTATTTTTACGAACTGTTATAAAAAAAGTTGACCTCATGGCCAAGTATCAAGTTTTTTAAGGAAGTCATTTTTTGTCTTTTAATAGGATTCAACAGTAAAACAGCTTTAATGCAGATTACCCTACCAAAGAATTGTTATTTTATAAAAAAAATAAAAAGGAGGACAAGATTTTTTTCAAACCTCGTATAAGCAGTGTTAGAATGAAACTCTAAAACTCATGTTTGGAGTTCTTTGCAGTGAGAATGTTTCTACATCCTCTATAGAATTTGTTAAAGAACTTATTCTATAATATTCGTTGATTTCATTTTTCCTGTTTAGGATATTTAAGATAGAAATACCTAATTTGCATTGAATTCCATTTGCAGTTTCCCATTTGTAAGTAGAGGAAAGATTAAGTTGTGCAAAAATATTTAAATTGGTATTGTTCGGTTTATTGTAAACCAGCACTGGATTAGAAAGGTCGATTTGGTTACTGGCTGGAGAGGTTTTTGGTCTGCCTGAAGTCCATTTTGTTCCCAAAGCAATTTTGAAATTGTTTTTCTCATAAATTCCTGCCCATGATAAAGTATGAATTAATTCAAAGTTGTTTGGGAAAATTGGGTATTCATAATTGGAGAAATCATAACTGTTGTCATTATAGGTATAACTTAACCAAGTCAGAAAGTGATTCATTTTTTTTTGAATCAGAATTTCTGTTCCCAAAATTTCATAATCGCCAGTTGTTCGGATAAACTCTAATTGATTCTGAAAACCTTGGCTGGAAGTTGTAATTCCGTTTACTTTTTTATAAAAATTTTCTATATCCAAGAGCCAATCATTCTTTTTATAGAATAAATTTAAAGATATCTGTTTACTTTTTTGAATTGGAATTGTGGTGTTATCTGATAAAACCCAACGCCTTTTTTCAATTCCAAAATAATCTTTCTGCAAATAAATGATTTGCTGCGAATTTTGGCTTTTTAACTCGCCCAGCAGTTCTACATTCAGACTTTTACTGATGCCATAGCTAAACTGCATTCGCGGTTCTACACTATATTTATTAAATTTTTCAATATAATTGATCCGCGTTCCTGCCTTAAAATATATTCTGGAAATGGTGTCATTGTATTTCCCTTCCAAAATTAAGGCATGTGTTCTCAGCACGTCTTTAACTTTACGATAGAAATCAGGATTCCTTACCTGCTCTAAATTAGTAATACCTATTTCATTAAACTGATAACCATCATTAAAACTGAATTTTGAACTAATACTATGATTATTTTCTAAATTAATTCCATTATTGTCAACTGTATTTTCCTGAATAACAATTTGATTCCCGAAAGTAGTTTTCTGGTTCGCCAAAAGCTCATAGGAAGAATTATAAACATTAATTTTGGTAGTATTGAAGCTGTTCCAGTTTCGTTTCCATGATAAATTTCCCCCATAATTTTGTTGACGTAAAACATTGTTTTCTGATTTGACCATGCTATAGTAAGTAGCACTTTGAAAGACTTTTAGGTTGTCTTTTATGGTTATTAAATCCAATATTAGTTGATCTTTGAGTCCTATTTTTTGAATATATTTAATGGTGACATCATAGAAATCAAATTTTTTATCGCTTTGATAATCAATATGGTTATTTTGAGAAAAATCAGTAATCGTGGTGTTTTGAAATACTTTATTAAAATATTCTTTATACGTGGGAGTTTCTAGAAAATCAGTAATGGATTTTCGACCTGAAATTTCGATATAACTCTTTTTTGAGAGATTGTATTTCGCATAAATATCAACATTAATCATATTGATTCCTGCACTAAGAGTGTTTTTTTCTGCTGTTTCCGGAGTAGAAGAAATAGCCACTACGCTGGAAACGCTTTCTCCGTAAAAAGCAGAACTCCCGTTTTTATAAATAGAAATGGTATGTGCCAAATTGGGATTAAAAACCGATATTAAACCAAAAAAATGTCCCGTTTGAAACATTCGTATTCCATTCCATAAAAACAAATTTTGGTCGTGTGTACCTCCGCGTACATTGATGCTCGACACGCTTTCGTCAATGCTGTTTACGCCGGGAATCTGCTGCATTGTCTGCAAAGCATCAGGCTCAATAAGTCCTGGCAGAATACCAAACTTCTTGGGTTTAATTTCAAATGATCCGTCTTTGTTTTTTGAAATTCCCGAAGCCAAAATAGCACTGGCTTTAATCTCTTCAAGTTCTGTAATTTCAGGCTCTAATATTATTTCGAGACAATTTTTAGAGTCTTGATTACCCGCAACAATTCTTTGTGTTATAAATCCGACGTGACTAATCAGAAAAATAGCCGCATCCCTTTTTTTAAATTCAAAATAACCATTTGAATCAGTTGTTATCTGCATTTTGTTAACTAAACTAATGTTTGCGTTTTCAATAGGTTTTTTATCCGCAGAAAAAACGTAACCGCAAATTAGTTGGGATTCATTATCTTTTTTATAAATATTAATAAATTGGTTTCCTATATTTTCAAAAGATAAATTGGTTTTTTTTTCAAGATATTGCAGTTTTTGATCTAAAGAAAGTGACCTCTTTGGAGGGTTTAACAACAGTCCGGCAATATTATCTTCGGTGTAATTAAAACTAACCTGATGCTGTTGCTCAATATCAATTATGATTTTTTTAAAAGGCATAACTTTTTCTTTGTCCTGAGCAAAAAGATTCAGGACAAGAAAAAATGTAAAAAACAAAAAATGAAATTGTTTGGGGCGCAACATTTATTTTTCGTCAAAAATTATTTTATTCTTTGAAACTTTTTTGGCCTCCAAATGGTAGGTTGTACTAATAATCTGCAGGGCAACATCAAGATCTTTGGCAGGCAGTTTACCCGTAAATAAGGAAATTGTATCTTTTGCATTCAACTCAATCGTAACGTTATACTGTCTTTGAACTTCGTCTAGCAGGGATTTAATATTTTCTTTATAAAAACATATTTGATTGTCCATCCATTCTGGCTTCAATGAATTTACCCTCATGTTCACTTGTTTTCCGTTTTCAAAAGTAACGCTTTGTCCATGAGTCAACAAAATTTGAGTGTTGGCATAATTTACTTTTACACGGCCTTCATAACACACTACATCAAACCTGTTTTTTCGGGCTTTCACGTTAAATTGAGTTCCCAAAACCGATACCTTTCCAAGGCTTGTCTGCACTTCAAAACGTCTGCCTTTGGATACCCTGAAATAAGCTTCCCCTTTTAGTTCAAGACGTCTGTTGCTGTTCCAATTCCATTTTTTATAGTTTATTTCAGAATCGGAATTTAGCACCACTTCAGAATTATCAGGTAGTAAAAAAGTGGTTTTTTCTCCAAAATCTGCCGTTTGGGTTTGTGGTACAAAATTTTTGACCGCAAAAGTAATTCCAAGAGCTAAAACAAAGATGGCGGCTACTCGAAACATCCATTTTTTGTATAAGGGAACCACCTTTGGAGTCGTTTTTTTCTGTTTAAGAATGTTCGCCAGCATGGAGTTTTCATCCAAATCATCCACTTCTAAATGATCAGTATAATTTTTTATTTTTTGGTATTTTTCAAAATCGGGACTTGCTTCAAATGCAGCTAATTCATCCTCCGACAAATCATTGTTGAGCCATTTAGCTAATAAGCGATTTTCTTTCATTGTACTGTTATTATATCATTAAAACAATTGGAACTCAATTTACCCTACTTTTATAAATCAATTTCTTTACGTAAACTTAACAAAGCCAAATGAATGCGTTTCTCCACTGCCTTTACGCTAAGGTTTAAATCCAAAGCAATTTCGCTGTACTTTTTTCCGTCAATCCGATGCATCAAAAAGGCAACACGCTGTTTTTCGCTTAAATTCTCAATAGCTTTCAAAAGTTTGGCTTGAAATTGTTTTTCTTCCAAAAGATATTCTGGATTTTCATTTGTTTTATCTAAACCCGTAAAGTTTTTTTCATATCTCAAAACAACTTTTTGATGTGCAATTTCATTAAGACTGCTATTATTTGCAATAGTATAAATATATGATTTTGCTTTTTCCAGCGGCACTGAACCGCAGTTTTGCCAAAGTTTCACAAATGCTTCCTGTGCTAAATCATCTGCTTGGTCTTTATTGCCAAATTTGTAAAAAAGAAAATTTCGAAGTGCTTTTATCTGACTTTTAAAAAAAGATGAAAAGATTATTTCGTCACAAGTGTTTGATTGGGTTGTATTTGGCATTTATATTTTCAATTTATCCAATGCAAAAGTATTTGTTTTTAATTTAAGTAGGGTAAAAACAAGACTGATTGTTTTATATAAGTCTGAAATGTTTTTTATTTTCTTGTGATAATTAGGTATAAAAAAACAAAACCGAAAACCTTGATGCTGAATTTAAACGAAAAACAGTTTCTTTAAATTTTATTACCTTTGTAAAAATATAAATATGTTCCCTATAAAAAAATATTTATCAATAGCATTTTTCCTGTTCTTATT
Protein-coding sequences here:
- a CDS encoding TolC family protein, whose amino-acid sequence is MNRKIVLTGTFILFCALASGQENFWSLTKCMEMALQNNIEIKIRQLEIIKTLKSQNSVLNKMLPAVNLYGDQGYNFGSTIDPSTNGRVSSNIQNNNFYLNAKTNLIDFNAFANAKKDKINIKLAKAEKEVIENEYKLQILESYYQALYTQELLKIQKEQLKQASFNLDRVTKEVAIGSKPQSDLYDMQLSFSEEENRNLETEQLYEIKKTQLFQLMNVTDIATDKILLEPYLKERTAAVENVSYNPKIKFAELNYQGSLKSTGVERANNLPVLSAYYGYSTFYYRTLNQTNGNTDSFKNQLENNQNQQIGLQLNVPVFNGFRNNKKIDASKIESEKSKLVIEQEKQQLAKQIVLEEQNKKNYLQLQNKWLEKLKYAKASLATTQAKFTSGKVEAILYSSVKNQLLSAEYEVLKNNLQLQYIDLKINLLKSDSL
- a CDS encoding YceI family protein is translated as MKKSFINFFVLLLIMAVNTDGFAQKLITKTGSIKFQASMPSYEEVGAENKSVSAVLEQSTGDFAALVLIKGFRFKVALMEEHFNENYMESEKFSKATFKGKIEDFDISEITNGSKNFTLKGDLTVHGKTKLVSVIVKISKTANGVNAVGSFEVKPEDFDIDIPSVVSKKIADKVKIAYNFILAK
- a CDS encoding TonB-dependent receptor — its product is MFFTFFLVLNLFAQDKEKVMPFKKIIIDIEQQHQVSFNYTEDNIAGLLLNPPKRSLSLDQKLQYLEKKTNLSFENIGNQFINIYKKDNESQLICGYVFSADKKPIENANISLVNKMQITTDSNGYFEFKKRDAAIFLISHVGFITQRIVAGNQDSKNCLEIILEPEITELEEIKASAILASGISKNKDGSFEIKPKKFGILPGLIEPDALQTMQQIPGVNSIDESVSSINVRGGTHDQNLFLWNGIRMFQTGHFFGLISVFNPNLAHTISIYKNGSSAFYGESVSSVVAISSTPETAEKNTLSAGINMINVDIYAKYNLSKKSYIEISGRKSITDFLETPTYKEYFNKVFQNTTITDFSQNNHIDYQSDKKFDFYDVTIKYIQKIGLKDQLILDLITIKDNLKVFQSATYYSMVKSENNVLRQQNYGGNLSWKRNWNSFNTTKINVYNSSYELLANQKTTFGNQIVIQENTVDNNGINLENNHSISSKFSFNDGYQFNEIGITNLEQVRNPDFYRKVKDVLRTHALILEGKYNDTISRIYFKAGTRINYIEKFNKYSVEPRMQFSYGISKSLNVELLGELKSQNSQQIIYLQKDYFGIEKRRWVLSDNTTIPIQKSKQISLNLFYKKNDWLLDIENFYKKVNGITTSSQGFQNQLEFIRTTGDYEILGTEILIQKKMNHFLTWLSYTYNDNSYDFSNYEYPIFPNNFELIHTLSWAGIYEKNNFKIALGTKWTSGRPKTSPASNQIDLSNPVLVYNKPNNTNLNIFAQLNLSSTYKWETANGIQCKLGISILNILNRKNEINEYYRISSLTNSIEDVETFSLQRTPNMSFRVSF
- a CDS encoding DUF5777 family beta-barrel protein, coding for MKKFLVPVCLFLATMAYSQDDLLKDLDSAQLEKNYSTATFKALQLVTLQTTKMPAKKEFYFVVSHRFGTVKDGLDSFFGLDNATTKLGGIYGVTDWLSVSLSRHTLNKMYETGLKYRMMRQGDSFPLDIVGYSVADINTFLEKDQYPGLESKHRMTYVQQLLISRKITQKLSLELVPSFIHKNLYNPDLENDNQFSFGGGGRYKITKRLSVNLEYMHNFDKPNFYENPLSVGLDIETGGHVFQLIFTNSQSMSESGYLTNASGEWGKGDFFFGFNLYRVF
- a CDS encoding RNA polymerase sigma factor, with the translated sequence MPNTTQSNTCDEIIFSSFFKSQIKALRNFLFYKFGNKDQADDLAQEAFVKLWQNCGSVPLEKAKSYIYTIANNSSLNEIAHQKVVLRYEKNFTGLDKTNENPEYLLEEKQFQAKLLKAIENLSEKQRVAFLMHRIDGKKYSEIALDLNLSVKAVEKRIHLALLSLRKEIDL
- a CDS encoding FecR family protein, which gives rise to MKENRLLAKWLNNDLSEDELAAFEASPDFEKYQKIKNYTDHLEVDDLDENSMLANILKQKKTTPKVVPLYKKWMFRVAAIFVLALGITFAVKNFVPQTQTADFGEKTTFLLPDNSEVVLNSDSEINYKKWNWNSNRRLELKGEAYFRVSKGRRFEVQTSLGKVSVLGTQFNVKARKNRFDVVCYEGRVKVNYANTQILLTHGQSVTFENGKQVNMRVNSLKPEWMDNQICFYKENIKSLLDEVQRQYNVTIELNAKDTISLFTGKLPAKDLDVALQIISTTYHLEAKKVSKNKIIFDEK